A single region of the Triticum dicoccoides isolate Atlit2015 ecotype Zavitan chromosome 2B, WEW_v2.0, whole genome shotgun sequence genome encodes:
- the LOC119362001 gene encoding probable long-chain-alcohol O-fatty-acyltransferase 5 yields MPWRRQVASALAMELLRDSIPAVSLAAAAAALYARAASSLLRPGLPRLAALLPVLALLAAAPLAFASSAIVRGVAAFFLAWLGAFKVALLAAGRGPLDPALPVLPFLITALLPVKLRRGGSGGASASDAKAAPSLASCAVKAAVMAALVGLYRLNARLHIYARLALYGAHTYCFLDLLLPCVAAAAGALGMETEPQFDRPYLASSLRDFWGRRWNLMVSAVLRPAVYDPVRARAGPAAGVLAAFAASGAMHEAMVCYLSLRWPPGGGMAAFFALHGACCVAEGWCARRWGDRRPPPRAVATVAVGLFVAGTSFWLFFPALLKDGVEERFLEEWAAVAAFFLDAGGKMNSIVVR; encoded by the coding sequence ATGCCGTGGCGCCGGCAGGTCGCGAGCGCgctggccatggagctcctgcgggACAGCATCCCCGCGGTGTCCctggccgccgcggccgccgcgctgTACGCGCGCGCGGCGTCGTCGCTCCTCCGGCCCGGCCTCCCGCGCCTCGCCGCGCTGCTCCCGGTGCTCGCGCTCCTCGCCGCCGCGCCGCTGGCCTTCGCCTCCTCCGCCATCGTCCGGGGCGTCGCCGCCTTCTTCCTCGCCTGGCTCGGCGCCTTCAAGGTcgccctcctcgccgccggccgcggCCCGCTCGACCCCGCCCTCCCCGTGCTCCCGTTCCTCATCACCGCCCTGCTCCCCGTCAAGCTCCGCCGCGGCGGCTCCGGCGGAGCGTCCGCGTCCGATGCCAAGGCGGCGCCCTCGCTCGCCTCCTGCGCGGTCAAGGCCGCCGTCATGGCCGCCCTCGTGGGCCTCTACCGGCTCAACGCCCGGCTGCACATCTACGCGCGCCTGGCGCTGTACGGCGCCCACACCTACTGCTTCCTGGACCTGCTCCTCccctgcgtcgccgccgccgcgggcgcgCTCGGCATGGAGACGGAGCCGCAGTTCGACCGGCCCTACCTGGCCTCCTCGCTGCGGGACTTCTGGGGCCGGCGGTGGAACCTCATGGTGTCGGCCGTCCTCCGGCCGGCGGTGTACGACCCCGTGCGCGCCCGCGCGGGGCCCGCCGCGGGCGTGCTGGCCGCGTTCGCGGCGTCCGGGGCGATGCACGAGGCCATGGTGTGCTACCTCAGCCTGCGGTGGCCGCCCGGTGGCGGGATGGCCGCCTTCTTCGCCCTCCACGGCGCCTGCTGCGTCGCCGAGGGGTGGTGCGCGCGGCGGTGGGGGGACAGGAGGCCGCCGCCGCGGGCCGTGGCGACGGTGGCTGTGGGGCTGTTCGTGGCGGGCACCTCGTTCTGGCTCTTCTTCCCGGCGCTGCTCAAGGACGGCGTCGAGGAGAGGTTCCTGGAGGAGTGGGCGGCCGTGGCGGCCTTCTTCCTCGACGCCGGCGGGAAGATGAATTCCATTGTTGTACGGTGA
- the LOC119362000 gene encoding receptor-like protein 15 — translation MVCYLLWRCLFLVLCGVCSMFQSSSGCFMEERAALMDIRSWLVNAESKAPTSWGDGGDCCSWERITCDNTTHRLSHLNLFQTYQENLQYFEDECPNFNLTIFSSFRGLQLLNFSGHHACLQNFEGLQGLSKLKYLDLSYNSFQGGGIPGSVGKLVSLEVINLNGNNIGGTLHSTDFSNLRNLRELHLGSSQLKGSLPASIFALPRLEYLDLSYNLFEGHIPINLSRNLRLRELYLTFNRLSGGLPTSLFALPRLEYLDLSDNLFQGHILTNSSWNLRALHLGSNQLSGTLPASVFALPCLEYLDLSYNLFKGHIHINSSWNLRELHLRSNQLSGRVPGSVFALSCLEYLDLSENLLQGHIPISSSWKCTSSLHTIRLSDNRLSGQFDFFWLRNCAKLKEIDLSRNTDLVIQVQMHGWVPKFQLNTLRLSWCNLDKSMITEPHFLHTQNHLQFLDLSNNNLPGSMPNWLFTNKTTLVYLNLANNSLVGSLDLIGQPQTNLKQVNVSLNLVEGQLPANIGFMFPHLIILDVSRNTISGTIPPALCNSSIQLMDLSNNRFTGKVPACLFTDCYAMNILKLSNNTLGGKILDGASSFSGDLWAIHLGNNKFEGTLPRNLSGNVQIMDLHDNKMSGELDTSLWCLPSLQALSLANNGLTGGIHPEISTLTNLMMLDLSGNYFTGRLPNCDTMVYLTFLSVSGNSLSGSPGAFFNSSYITALDLSNNQFTGNLEWAQHLSQVSVLLLSRNKFEGHISSNLCHLQHLSIIDVSHNKLSGSVPPCIGGIPFEPIDPFENWPAAGSITYGGGEYGADFVYNNNYDLPGFTFTTKGHPYTYGQNFFMSMSGIDFSSNMLSGEIPKEMGNLSHIKSLNLSNNFLTGPIPATLANMSEIESLDLSKNRLNGLIPWQLTRLSSLEVFSVAYNNLSGCLPDSGQFGSFDTDCYRGNNNLRSCTSSSGHVAWNGTAGSVPDDSDPILYVVAAVSFVLAFWATISFVFCHSFGRRVILKLW, via the exons ATGGTCTGCTACTTGTTATGGAGATGTTTGTTCCTGGTCCTCTGTGGAGTGTGCTCCATGTTCCAGAGTTCTTCGGGCTGTTTCATGGAGGAGAGAGCAGCCCTCATGGATATTCGCTCTTGGCTTGTGAATGCAGAGTCCAAGGCTCCCACTTCTTGGGGAGACGGTGGTGACTGCTGCTCGTGGGAAAGGATAACCTGCGACAATACCACACACCGACTGTCTCATCTCAACCTTTTCCAGACCTACCAAGAAAACCTACAGTATTTCGAAGATGAATGTCCGAATTTTAACTTGACGATCTTTTCTTCGTTTCGGGGGCTTCAACTACTGAATTTCTCTGGACATCACGCTTGTTTACAGAATTTCGAGG GTCTCCAAGGATTGAGTAAGCTCAAGTATCTCGACCTCAGTTACAACAGTTTTCAAGGTGGGGGTATCCCAGGATCTGTTGGCAAATTGGTTTCTCTAGAAGTCATAAATCTCAATGGAAACAACATAGGTGGGACTCTTCATAGTACAG ATTTCAGTAATCTCCGTAATCTGCGTGAATTGCATTTGGGATCCAGTCAATTGAAGGGTAGCCTCCCAGCATCCATATTTGCACTTCCACGCCTTGAGTACCTGGATCTTTCATACAACCTCTTCGAAGGACATATACCTATAAACTTATCTCGGAACTTGCGATTGCGAGAATTGTATTTGACTTTCAATAGATTGAGTGGAGGCCTCCCAACATCCTTATTTGCACTTCCACGGCTTGAGTACTTGGATCTTTCAGACAACCTATTTCAAGGACATATTCTTACAAACTCATCTTGGAACCTCCGAGCATTGCATTTGGGATCCAATCAATTGAGTGGTACCCTCCCAGCATCCGTATTTGCACTTCCATGCCTTGAGTACTTGGATCTTTCATACAACCTTTTTAAGGGACATATACATATAAACTCATCTTGGAACCTGCGAGAATTGCATTTGAGATCCAACCAATTGAGTGGTAGGGTCCCAGGATCCGTATTTGCACTTTCATGCCTTGAGTACTTGGATCTTTCAGAAAACCTATTACAAGGGCATATACCTATAAGCTCATCCTGGAAGTGTACATCATCGCTTCATACCATCCGGTTATCTGATAACAGGCTAAGCGGTCAATTTGATTTCTTCTGGCTAAGAAACTGTGCCAAACTCAAAGAGATAGATCTGTCCAGGAATACTGATTTGGTCATTCAAGTGCAAATGCATGGCTGGGTACCTAAATTTCAGTTGAATACACTAAGGCTCTCTTGGTGTAACCTTGATAAGAGCATGATTACCGAGCCACATTTCCTGCACACACAGAATCATCTGCAGTTTCTCGATTTGTCCAACAATAATTTGCCGGGGAGCATGCCCAACTGGTTGTTCACAAATAAAACCACACTAGTTTATCTGAATCTTGCAAATAACTCACTAGTTGGATCACTAGATCTGATAGGGCAACCACAAACTAATCTTAAACAGGTGAATGTATCATTGAACCTAGTTGAAGGACAACTGCCAGCCAACATTGGTTTCATGTTTCCCCATCTCATAATTCTCGATGTTTCCCGCAACACTATTTCTGGAACAATACCACCAGCATTGTGCAACAGCAGCATACAACTTATGGACCTATCAAATAACAGATTTACAGGAAAAGTACCAGCTTGCTTGTTCACTGATTGTTATGCAATGAATATATTGAAGCTCTCAAACAATACACTTGGTGGCAAGATACTTGATGGGGCTAGTAGCTTCTCCGGTGACCTATGGGCAATACACCTAGGCAACAACAAATTTGAAGGGACTCTCCCTAGAAATCTGTCTGGTAATGTCCAAATCATGGATCTGCATGATAACAAGATGTCGGGAGAACTGGACACTTCCTTATGGTGTCTTCCTTCACTGCAAGCTTTGAGCCTTGCTAATAATGGTTTAACTGGTGGCATTCATCCAGAAATTAGCACATTAACAAATCTTATGATGTTAGACCTGTCAGGCAACTACTTTACAGGGCGTCTCCCAAACTGCGACACTATGGTATACCTCACGTTTCTGAGTGTATCGGGGAATTCCCTGTCAGGCTCCCCGGGTGCCTTTTTCAACAGCTCCTACATTACGGCTTTAGATCTCAGCAATAATCAGTTCACAGGCAACCTTGAGTGGGCACAACATCTTTCTCAAGTCAGTGTACTTTTGTTAAGCAGGAATAAGTTTGAGGGACATATCTCTTCAAATCTCTGTCATCTCCAACACTTGAGTATAATTGACGTCTCGCACAACAAACTTTCGGGTTCCGTACCACCATGTATTGGTGGCATTCCATTTGAACCCATTGATCCTTTCGAAAATTGGCCCGCAGCTGGTAGTATTACCTATGGAGGAGGCGAATATGGTGCGGACTTTGTTTATAACAATAATTATGACCTCCCAGGCTTCACCTTCACAACTAAAGGGCACCCATACACATATGGACAAAACTTCTTCATGTCGATGTCTGGCATTGACTTCTCTTCAAACATGCTGTCAGGTGAGATTCCGAAGGAGATGGGGAATTTGAGCCATATCAAGTCTCTCAATTTGTCGAACAATTTCTTGACTGGACCGATTCCTGCAACCCTCGCAAATATGAGCGAGATCGAAAGCTTAGACCTGTCCAAAAACAGGCTGAATGGATTGATACCATGGCAGTTGACACGGCTATCATCATTGGAGGTGTTCTCTGTGGCATACAACAACTTATCGGGATGTCTACCAGACTCTGGTCAGTTTGGCTCATTTGATACAGACTGTTACAGAGGGAACAACAACCTTCGATCCTGCACTTCCAGTTCAGGTCATGTGGCATGGAATGGTACTGCAGGAAGTGTGCCTGATGATTCTGACCCGATCCTCTACGTGGTCGCTGCCGTTTCATTCGTCTTGGCATTTTGGGCCACTATCAGTTTCGTATTCTGCCATTCATTTGGGCGGCGTGTTATTCTCAAACTGTGGTAG